From Lentimicrobiaceae bacterium, one genomic window encodes:
- the ruvB gene encoding Holliday junction branch migration DNA helicase RuvB: protein MNENLNPEGSRLSAAEKEMEKMLRPVDFTEFSGQENVVENLKIFVKAARQRGEALDHVLLHGPPGLGKTTLSHIIANEMGVNLKLTSGPVLDKPGDLAGLLTGLEANDVLFIDEIHRLSPVIEEYLYSAMEDFRIDILIESGPNARSIQINLNPFTLVGATTRSGLLTAPLRSRFGINSRLSYYNAVTLEKIILRSATILNVPIHTEAASEIARRSRGTPRIANLLLRRVRDFAQIKGNGTINIEIAHFALAALNVDKNGLDEMDTRILTTIIEKFKGGPVGITTIATAVGEDPGTIEEVYEPFLIQEGYLMRTPRGREVTEMAFVHLGKRKTKSQPNLFEE, encoded by the coding sequence ATGAACGAAAACCTGAATCCGGAGGGTAGCAGGCTGAGTGCCGCCGAGAAAGAGATGGAAAAGATGCTCAGACCTGTTGATTTTACTGAATTTTCGGGACAGGAAAATGTGGTGGAAAACTTGAAAATTTTCGTAAAAGCCGCCCGGCAACGTGGCGAAGCGCTGGATCATGTTTTATTGCACGGACCTCCCGGCTTGGGAAAGACTACTCTCTCTCACATCATAGCCAACGAAATGGGAGTAAATTTAAAACTTACTTCGGGTCCCGTGCTCGACAAACCTGGCGATCTTGCCGGATTGCTTACCGGCTTAGAAGCCAACGATGTACTTTTTATTGACGAAATCCATCGCTTAAGTCCTGTAATAGAAGAATATCTTTATTCCGCCATGGAAGATTTTCGTATTGATATACTGATAGAAAGTGGTCCCAATGCCCGTAGTATCCAAATTAACCTTAACCCGTTTACACTTGTTGGAGCTACTACCCGTTCCGGTTTGCTTACGGCTCCCCTTCGTTCGCGGTTTGGGATAAACTCCCGTCTTTCATATTACAATGCAGTAACGCTCGAAAAAATTATTCTTCGCTCGGCAACCATACTTAATGTCCCAATACATACGGAAGCAGCATCCGAAATAGCCCGGCGCAGCCGGGGAACCCCACGCATTGCTAACTTATTACTCAGACGGGTACGCGATTTTGCCCAGATAAAAGGTAATGGAACCATCAACATTGAAATTGCCCATTTTGCTCTTGCTGCTCTTAATGTTGACAAAAACGGACTCGACGAAATGGATACCCGGATTTTGACCACCATCATCGAAAAATTTAAAGGAGGTCCGGTGGGGATTACCACTATTGCCACGGCAGTAGGTGAAGACCCGGGGACCATTGAAGAGGTGTACGAACCTTTTCTTATCCAAGAAGGATACCTGATGCGAACACCTCGTGGGCG
- a CDS encoding SPOR domain-containing protein, with amino-acid sequence MKKLQVYLLSCLFTSVCSGIFAQNPRSGSVELIQDERVEKLVEKQILLNEKFPGIEGYRIQILFESGNYSKRKATDSKEQFIGKYPDIQAYITFQEPYYKVRVGDFRTRIEAQGFLQQIALDFPNAYVVKEEQINVEVNKTTNYLKY; translated from the coding sequence ATGAAAAAATTACAAGTATATCTGTTGAGTTGTCTTTTTACAAGTGTTTGTTCCGGTATTTTCGCCCAGAATCCAAGATCAGGATCCGTTGAACTGATTCAAGATGAAAGAGTAGAAAAATTGGTAGAAAAACAGATACTATTGAACGAAAAATTCCCGGGAATAGAAGGATACCGGATACAAATTCTTTTTGAATCGGGAAACTACTCTAAAAGAAAAGCCACAGATTCAAAAGAACAATTTATCGGAAAGTATCCGGATATACAAGCATATATAACATTTCAGGAACCTTATTACAAGGTAAGGGTAGGAGACTTCAGAACTCGGATTGAAGCACAGGGTTTTTTGCAACAGATAGCTCTTGATTTTCCAAATGCCTATGTGGTTAAAGAAGAACAAATAAATGTTGAAGTAAATAAAACAACTAACTATTTAAAATATTAA
- a CDS encoding universal stress protein produces the protein MKDIIVAIDFSDCSINALEHAISIANKTHLNINMVWVNNPNVTKIEIFSGKSDELISEVQKQFGLLIKKYKSQLGKSTIDFKIREGKVYREIVMEAKESEATLIVAGTHGASGFEEFWIGSNANKIVSAAPCPVITIRAGRSIRRNLEKIILPIDNTLETRQKVPFTVSLASYFDAEIHVLSVLTSKVDELRSRVLLYSSQVMKHLEKEGIKGVGVQVEADNITTAIIEYAEKVDANLISIMSEQEKSMSNLLMGTYAQQMVNRSPIPVLILHSQELLMVTSM, from the coding sequence ATGAAAGATATTATTGTAGCTATTGATTTTTCCGATTGTTCTATAAATGCCCTAGAACATGCTATCAGTATTGCTAACAAAACCCATTTGAATATCAATATGGTTTGGGTTAATAATCCGAATGTTACCAAAATAGAAATTTTTTCCGGTAAGTCGGACGAACTGATAAGTGAAGTGCAGAAACAATTTGGTTTGTTAATTAAAAAATACAAGTCTCAACTCGGAAAGTCAACAATTGATTTTAAAATCAGAGAGGGGAAAGTGTACCGCGAAATTGTAATGGAGGCAAAGGAAAGTGAAGCTACTCTGATAGTAGCCGGTACTCACGGAGCTTCGGGCTTCGAAGAGTTTTGGATTGGGAGCAATGCTAATAAAATTGTTTCTGCAGCACCCTGCCCGGTAATTACCATTAGGGCAGGCAGAAGTATCAGGCGGAACCTGGAAAAGATAATTTTACCGATTGATAACACTCTCGAAACCCGCCAGAAAGTGCCCTTTACTGTTTCTTTAGCCAGTTATTTTGATGCGGAAATTCATGTATTAAGTGTATTGACTTCAAAAGTGGATGAACTGCGTAGCAGAGTTCTGTTATATTCGAGCCAAGTGATGAAGCATTTAGAAAAAGAAGGGATAAAAGGTGTTGGCGTCCAGGTGGAAGCCGATAACATTACCACTGCAATAATAGAATATGCCGAAAAAGTTGATGCCAATCTTATTTCCATCATGTCGGAACAGGAAAAATCCATGTCGAATCTGCTGATGGGCACTTATGCACAACAAATGGTTAACCGTTCGCCGATACCAGTTCTTATTTTACATTCACAGGAACTGTTAATGGTAACTTCGATGTAG
- a CDS encoding universal stress protein has product MKKIIVGIDFSRDSVHALECGIMFANKIGSDLLMVWVDNISGQSTLLPYETAKSIEIKEEAKENLEELVKRYKKDLYKSKLYYRQRKGKVYQEIAYQAKASNADLVLTGAHGITGYEEYWVGSNAFRIVVSSPCPVITIRQSFQFDNNLDKIVLPIDNTPETIQKVPFTTQLASFFNSEMHLLTLFSTNIASVNRKTESVARQAAKYITSKGLHAYIEPVSTENVTNTTLHYGEIIKAGLVSIMTEQESASIQSLLGASAQQMINNSTIPVLSIQPNELFSL; this is encoded by the coding sequence ATGAAAAAGATCATTGTTGGCATTGATTTCTCAAGGGATTCCGTTCATGCCCTTGAATGTGGGATTATGTTTGCCAATAAAATTGGAAGCGACTTGCTTATGGTTTGGGTGGATAATATTAGCGGACAATCCACTTTACTCCCTTACGAAACAGCAAAAAGCATTGAAATAAAAGAAGAAGCTAAAGAAAATCTGGAAGAGTTGGTTAAACGGTACAAAAAAGATTTGTATAAAAGTAAACTCTATTACCGGCAACGCAAAGGCAAGGTGTATCAGGAAATTGCTTATCAGGCAAAAGCCTCCAATGCCGACCTGGTTCTTACGGGTGCGCATGGAATTACCGGCTACGAAGAATATTGGGTAGGCAGTAATGCTTTCAGGATAGTAGTATCTTCGCCCTGCCCTGTTATTACCATCCGGCAGTCGTTCCAATTCGATAACAACCTCGATAAAATAGTATTACCCATAGACAATACACCCGAAACGATACAAAAAGTACCGTTTACCACCCAACTTGCTTCTTTCTTTAACAGCGAAATGCACCTGCTTACGTTGTTTTCTACCAACATAGCTTCGGTAAACCGTAAAACAGAAAGTGTGGCACGGCAGGCAGCTAAGTATATTACATCTAAAGGGTTACATGCATATATTGAACCTGTGTCTACCGAAAATGTGACCAATACAACGCTTCACTATGGCGAAATCATAAAGGCAGGTCTTGTTTCGATAATGACAGAGCAGGAATCGGCATCCATTCAAAGCCTGTTAGGTGCTTCGGCACAACAAATGATAAATAATTCTACAATTCCCGTGTTGAGCATACAACCGAATGAACTTTTTTCGTTATAA